The Micromonospora sp. M71_S20 genome has a window encoding:
- a CDS encoding sensor histidine kinase: MTGVWDPEAAGAFVHEGLFYRDPEGLLAGTVPFVTDGLAAGEPVLVAMPGANLRLVRAAVGPTDSVRWADMSEAGRNPGRIIPWVLQAFIEQHAGRRVRIIGEPIWAGRSDTEYPACAQHEALINAAFAGREATILCPYDVAGLDADVLADAYATHPILVDDAGRRPSVEYAPADVVARYNKPLSSPPEPVSALVYEFDTLSAVRRFVAGHGEAVGLDEDRLADLQIAVTELATNSVAHAGGTGVLRVWRTAEHLVCEIRDDGWLADPLAGRLTPAADGIGGRGLVIVQALCDLVRVHTTAAGTTVRMYVRHPA, translated from the coding sequence ATGACCGGGGTGTGGGACCCGGAGGCGGCGGGCGCCTTCGTGCACGAGGGGCTCTTCTACCGCGACCCGGAGGGTCTCCTCGCCGGCACGGTGCCCTTCGTCACCGACGGGCTCGCCGCCGGGGAGCCGGTGCTGGTCGCGATGCCCGGCGCCAACCTGCGACTGGTCCGCGCCGCCGTCGGCCCCACGGACTCGGTGCGCTGGGCGGACATGTCGGAGGCCGGCCGGAATCCGGGCCGGATCATCCCCTGGGTGTTGCAGGCGTTCATCGAGCAGCATGCCGGCCGCCGCGTGCGGATCATCGGCGAGCCGATCTGGGCCGGGCGCAGCGACACGGAGTATCCGGCGTGCGCCCAGCACGAGGCGCTGATCAACGCGGCGTTCGCGGGCCGCGAGGCGACCATCCTCTGCCCGTACGACGTCGCCGGGCTCGACGCCGACGTGCTGGCCGACGCGTACGCCACGCACCCGATCCTCGTCGACGACGCCGGGCGACGGCCGAGCGTGGAGTACGCCCCGGCGGACGTGGTCGCCCGCTACAACAAGCCCCTGTCGAGCCCGCCGGAGCCGGTTTCGGCGCTGGTCTACGAGTTCGACACGCTGTCCGCCGTGCGCCGGTTCGTGGCCGGGCACGGCGAGGCCGTGGGGCTGGACGAGGACCGGCTGGCCGACCTGCAGATCGCGGTGACCGAGCTGGCGACGAACAGCGTCGCGCACGCCGGTGGCACCGGCGTGCTGCGCGTGTGGCGCACCGCCGAGCACCTGGTCTGCGAGATCCGCGACGACGGCTGGCTGGCCGATCCGCTGGCCGGGCGGCTGACCCCGGCCGCGGACGGCATCGGCGGCCGGGGGCTGGTGATCGTGCAGGCGCTGTGCGACCTGGTCCGCGTGCACACCACCGCCGCCGGGACGACCGTCCGGATGTACGTGCGGCACCCGGCGTGA
- a CDS encoding alpha/beta fold hydrolase, giving the protein MSAPAGRRHVSVDGRRVCHRVDGDGPPVLLLHGIGRTLRDFTELHELLAERFRVHSVDLPGYGGSLPMARPCTLPALGEFAAHYLDAVGVDRPAHVVGNSLGGAVAMRLAASEPARLASLTLVNSAGFGREVTVALRLLALRPLGRLLLRPTRWAARRAERSLFHDPAFATAERVAHALAVARQPYAARVMLETARSLGTFRGVSPQWREELLAEVERLDVPTFVVWGDRDLILPAAHLDAARSRLPGARTHLFADCGHMPQIECAEEFHRLLVDFWAAAGPDAAAPPEKATAGDPGDRPAVAGTG; this is encoded by the coding sequence GTGAGCGCCCCGGCCGGACGCCGGCACGTGAGCGTGGACGGCCGCCGGGTGTGCCACCGCGTCGACGGCGACGGGCCGCCGGTGCTGCTGCTGCACGGCATCGGCCGCACCCTGCGCGACTTCACCGAGCTGCACGAGCTGCTCGCCGAGCGGTTCCGGGTGCACAGCGTCGACCTGCCCGGCTACGGCGGTTCGCTGCCGATGGCCCGCCCCTGCACCCTGCCGGCGCTGGGTGAGTTCGCCGCCCACTACCTCGACGCCGTCGGCGTCGACCGGCCGGCGCACGTGGTCGGCAACTCCCTCGGCGGCGCGGTCGCCATGCGCCTCGCGGCGTCCGAGCCGGCCCGGCTGGCCAGCCTGACGCTGGTCAACAGCGCCGGCTTCGGCCGGGAGGTGACCGTCGCGCTGCGGCTGCTGGCGCTGCGCCCGCTGGGCCGGCTGCTGCTGCGGCCCACCCGGTGGGCGGCCCGTCGCGCCGAGCGGTCCCTCTTCCACGACCCGGCCTTCGCCACCGCCGAACGCGTCGCCCACGCCCTGGCGGTCGCCCGCCAGCCGTACGCCGCCCGGGTGATGCTGGAGACCGCGCGCAGCCTCGGCACCTTCCGGGGGGTGAGCCCGCAGTGGCGCGAGGAGCTGCTGGCCGAGGTGGAGCGGCTCGACGTCCCCACCTTCGTCGTCTGGGGCGACCGGGACCTGATCCTGCCGGCGGCGCACCTCGACGCCGCCCGGTCCCGGCTGCCGGGCGCCCGCACCCACCTGTTCGCCGACTGCGGGCACATGCCGCAGATCGAGTGCGCCGAGGAGTTCCACCGCCTGCTCGTCGACTTCTGGGCCGCAGCGGGCCCGGACGCCGCCGCTCCGCCCGAGAAGGCCACCGCCGGCGACCCCGGCGACCGGCCGGCGGTCGCCGGAACCGGCTGA
- a CDS encoding MBL fold metallo-hydrolase, producing MAARVDHAVTSGTFSLDGQTFDVDNNVWVVGDDTECVVVDAPHDVDAILAAVGDRRVRAILATHAHDDHVRVAPALARATGAPVLLHPADRVLWDMVHPDEAPGGDLRDGQTVEVAGTALTVLHTPGHSPGACSFHAPQLGVVFTGDTLFAGGPGATGRSYSDFGTIVASIRDRLLTLPADTVVHTGHGESTTVGAEAPHLDEWLARGH from the coding sequence ATGGCGGCCCGCGTCGACCACGCCGTCACCTCCGGCACCTTCTCCCTCGACGGTCAGACCTTCGACGTGGACAACAACGTGTGGGTGGTCGGCGACGACACCGAGTGCGTCGTCGTCGACGCCCCGCACGACGTCGACGCGATCCTGGCCGCCGTCGGCGACCGACGGGTCCGGGCGATCCTCGCCACCCACGCGCACGACGACCACGTCCGGGTGGCCCCGGCGCTGGCCCGGGCCACCGGCGCCCCGGTGCTGCTGCACCCCGCCGACCGGGTGCTGTGGGACATGGTGCACCCCGACGAGGCGCCGGGCGGGGACCTGCGCGACGGGCAGACCGTCGAGGTGGCCGGCACCGCGCTGACCGTGCTGCACACGCCGGGCCACAGCCCCGGCGCGTGCAGCTTCCACGCGCCGCAGCTCGGCGTCGTGTTCACCGGCGACACGCTCTTCGCCGGCGGGCCGGGGGCGACGGGACGCTCGTACAGCGACTTCGGCACGATCGTCGCCTCGATCCGGGACCGGCTGCTCACCCTCCCGGCGGACACGGTGGTGCACACCGGGCACGGGGAGAGCACCACCGTCGGTGCGGAGGCTCCCCACCTCGACGAGTGGCTGGCCCGCGGGCACTGA
- a CDS encoding nitrate/nitrite transporter — MRVPTARVAPLRSAGGLVWGVAVAAYVAAVFHRSSLGVTGVDAAHRFEVSASALATFSVAQLAVYAAMQVPVGVLLDRFGSRRLLIAGGALMVAGQLCFALATDVPLAIAARVLIGLGDAMTFISVLRIVALWFPGRRYPMMTQLTGTLGQLGAILGAVPLVFLLHAAGWTPAFLTAGAVGATVLLMVVVAVRDTPGGPVAAGAGPTLTDVRRELAAAWAQPGTRLGLWTHFVTQFSGAVFALLWGYPFLVQGQGLSPTTAASLLTLMTAAMLLTGPVVAHLCARHPFHRSVLVFAITGATAAVWAVVLAWPGRAPGWLLVTLVLVLAVNGPASLIGFDYARSFNPVNRIGSATGVVNVGGFVASIVLVLAVGVVLDLATPAGRAAPDLAAFRWAFAVQYVLWALGAVQVLRYRNAARRELAARTPAATPT; from the coding sequence GTGAGGGTGCCGACCGCGCGGGTCGCCCCGCTCCGGTCGGCGGGCGGCCTCGTCTGGGGCGTGGCCGTGGCCGCGTACGTGGCCGCCGTGTTCCACCGCAGCTCGCTCGGCGTCACCGGCGTCGACGCGGCGCACCGCTTCGAGGTCAGCGCCTCGGCGCTGGCCACCTTCTCCGTCGCCCAGCTCGCCGTGTACGCGGCGATGCAGGTCCCGGTCGGCGTGCTGCTCGACCGGTTCGGGTCCCGCCGGCTGCTCATCGCCGGCGGCGCGCTGATGGTCGCCGGCCAGCTCTGCTTCGCCCTCGCCACCGACGTGCCCCTGGCGATCGCCGCCCGCGTGCTGATCGGGCTCGGCGACGCGATGACGTTCATCAGCGTGCTGCGCATCGTGGCGCTGTGGTTCCCGGGGCGGCGCTACCCGATGATGACCCAGCTCACCGGCACGCTCGGCCAGCTCGGGGCGATCCTCGGCGCCGTACCGCTGGTGTTCCTGCTGCACGCGGCGGGCTGGACCCCCGCCTTCCTCACCGCGGGGGCGGTCGGGGCGACCGTGCTGCTGATGGTCGTCGTCGCCGTGCGGGACACCCCGGGCGGGCCGGTTGCGGCCGGCGCGGGGCCCACCCTCACCGACGTCCGACGGGAACTCGCCGCCGCGTGGGCCCAGCCGGGCACGCGGCTGGGGCTCTGGACGCACTTCGTCACCCAGTTCTCCGGCGCCGTGTTCGCCCTGCTCTGGGGGTACCCGTTCCTGGTGCAGGGGCAGGGGCTCAGCCCGACCACGGCGGCGTCGCTGCTCACCCTGATGACCGCCGCCATGCTGCTGACCGGGCCGGTGGTCGCGCACCTCTGCGCCCGGCACCCGTTCCACCGCTCGGTGCTGGTCTTCGCGATCACCGGCGCCACCGCCGCGGTCTGGGCCGTCGTGCTCGCCTGGCCGGGACGCGCGCCGGGCTGGCTGCTGGTCACCCTGGTGCTGGTGCTCGCGGTCAACGGCCCGGCCTCCCTCATCGGCTTCGACTACGCGCGTAGCTTCAACCCGGTCAACCGGATCGGCAGCGCCACCGGGGTCGTCAACGTCGGCGGCTTCGTCGCCTCGATCGTGCTGGTGCTGGCCGTCGGCGTGGTGCTCGACCTGGCCACCCCGGCCGGTCGGGCCGCCCCGGACCTGGCCGCCTTCCGGTGGGCCTTCGCCGTGCAGTACGTCCTCTGGGCGCTCGGCGCGGTCCAGGTGCTGCGCTACCGCAACGCGGCCCGCCGGGAACTCGCCGCGCGGACACCCGCCGCGACTCCGACCTGA
- a CDS encoding S-(hydroxymethyl)mycothiol dehydrogenase codes for MSQEVRGVISRSKGAPVEVTTIVLPDPGPGEAIVRIQSCGVCHTDLHYREGGINDDYPFLLGHEAAGVVEQVGPGVDGVAPGDFVVLNWRAVCGMCRACRRGRPWYCFATHNAAQKMTLTDGTELTPALGIGAFAEKTLVHAGQCTKVDPAARPAAVGLLGCGVMAGLGAAMNTGGVTRGDSVAVIGCGGVGDAAVAGAALAGATTIVAVDTDPRKLDWARKFGATHTVNARDDDPVEAIRAATGGFGADVVIDAVGRPETWKQAFYARDLAGTVVLVGVPTPEMTVDLPLLDVFGRGGALKSSWYGDCLPSRDFPVLTELYLQGRLDLDAFVTEEIALDQVEEAFARMHRGDVLRSVVVL; via the coding sequence GTGAGCCAGGAGGTCAGGGGAGTCATCTCCCGCAGCAAGGGCGCGCCGGTCGAGGTGACCACGATCGTGCTGCCCGACCCGGGGCCGGGCGAGGCGATCGTGCGGATCCAGTCCTGCGGGGTCTGCCACACCGACCTGCACTACCGGGAGGGCGGCATCAACGACGACTACCCGTTCCTACTGGGCCACGAGGCCGCCGGCGTCGTCGAGCAGGTCGGGCCGGGCGTCGACGGCGTCGCGCCGGGCGACTTCGTGGTGCTCAACTGGCGGGCCGTCTGCGGGATGTGCCGGGCCTGCCGCCGGGGCCGCCCGTGGTACTGCTTCGCCACCCACAACGCGGCGCAGAAGATGACCCTCACCGACGGCACCGAGCTCACGCCCGCGCTGGGCATCGGCGCCTTCGCGGAGAAGACCCTGGTCCACGCCGGTCAGTGCACCAAGGTCGACCCGGCGGCCCGGCCCGCCGCCGTCGGGCTGCTCGGCTGCGGCGTGATGGCCGGTCTCGGGGCCGCCATGAACACCGGCGGGGTCACCCGGGGCGACTCGGTGGCCGTCATCGGCTGCGGCGGCGTCGGGGACGCGGCGGTGGCCGGCGCCGCGCTGGCCGGCGCGACGACGATCGTCGCGGTGGACACCGATCCCCGCAAGCTCGACTGGGCCCGCAAGTTCGGCGCCACCCACACGGTGAACGCCCGCGACGACGACCCGGTCGAGGCGATCCGCGCCGCCACCGGCGGCTTCGGCGCCGACGTGGTGATCGACGCGGTCGGCCGCCCCGAGACCTGGAAGCAGGCCTTCTACGCCCGTGACCTGGCCGGCACCGTCGTGCTGGTCGGCGTGCCGACCCCGGAGATGACCGTCGACCTGCCGCTGCTCGACGTCTTCGGCCGCGGCGGCGCGCTCAAGTCGAGCTGGTACGGCGACTGCCTGCCCAGCCGGGACTTCCCCGTGCTCACCGAGCTCTACCTGCAGGGCCGGCTCGACCTGGACGCCTTCGTCACCGAGGAGATCGCCCTGGACCAGGTCGAGGAGGCGTTCGCCCGGATGCACCGCGGCGACGTGCTGCGCTCGGTGGTGGTCCTCTGA
- a CDS encoding CapA family protein gives MPELTLFLGGDVMTGRGVDAILPTPGPPELREPAVRDAGDYVDLARAAGGPVPRPAPPAWPWGEALHLLDELRPDARVVNLETAVTGRGGHTPAKAIHYRMHPGNLACLAAARLDVCALANNHSLDFGPVGLTDTLDALADAGIATAGAGRDAASAWRPARVPLGPGGRLLVWSVAAPSSGVPPTWAATAGAPGVAYLPEVSVASADALAKRIAAVAGPGDRVLVSVHWGTNWGYEVPPAHVDFAHRLVDAGVDVVHGHSSHHPRPVEVYRDRLVLYGCGDLVDDYEGIGGREAYRPELRLLWLPTLDAATGALRRLRAAPVRMRRMRLERAAPDEARWLAGLLGGFGPPFARGFAVDGDGLLTLHPR, from the coding sequence GTGCCCGAACTGACGCTGTTTCTCGGCGGTGACGTGATGACCGGCCGGGGCGTGGACGCGATCCTGCCCACGCCCGGCCCGCCCGAGCTGCGGGAACCGGCGGTACGCGACGCCGGCGACTACGTCGACCTGGCCCGGGCCGCCGGCGGGCCGGTCCCGCGCCCGGCGCCGCCGGCCTGGCCGTGGGGAGAGGCGCTCCACCTGCTCGACGAGCTGCGGCCCGACGCGCGCGTGGTCAACCTGGAGACCGCGGTGACCGGCCGTGGCGGGCACACCCCGGCCAAGGCGATCCACTACCGGATGCACCCGGGAAACCTGGCCTGCCTCGCCGCGGCCCGGCTCGACGTCTGCGCCCTGGCCAACAACCACAGCCTCGACTTCGGCCCGGTCGGGCTCACCGACACCCTCGACGCGCTGGCCGACGCCGGCATCGCCACCGCCGGCGCCGGCCGGGACGCGGCGTCGGCCTGGCGACCCGCCCGGGTGCCGCTCGGCCCGGGCGGCCGGCTGCTCGTCTGGTCGGTGGCCGCCCCGTCCAGCGGGGTGCCTCCGACCTGGGCGGCCACCGCCGGGGCTCCCGGGGTGGCGTACCTGCCGGAGGTCTCGGTCGCCTCGGCGGACGCGCTGGCCAAACGGATCGCCGCCGTGGCCGGGCCGGGGGACCGGGTGCTGGTCTCCGTGCACTGGGGCACCAACTGGGGGTACGAGGTGCCGCCCGCGCACGTCGACTTCGCCCATCGGCTGGTCGACGCCGGCGTGGACGTGGTGCACGGCCACTCGTCGCACCATCCCCGGCCCGTCGAGGTGTACCGCGACCGGCTGGTCCTCTACGGCTGCGGCGACCTGGTCGACGACTACGAGGGCATCGGCGGGCGGGAGGCGTACCGGCCGGAGCTGCGGCTGCTCTGGCTGCCGACCCTCGACGCGGCCACCGGGGCGCTGCGGCGGCTGCGGGCGGCCCCGGTGCGGATGCGCCGGATGCGGCTGGAGCGGGCCGCGCCCGACGAGGCGCGCTGGCTGGCCGGGCTGCTCGGCGGCTTCGGCCCACCGTTCGCGCGCGGGTTCGCCGTCGACGGCGACGGGCTGCTGACGTTGCACCCCCGCTGA
- a CDS encoding GntR family transcriptional regulator, whose product MTHLSPPGRTAAPSAAERAYRHLKREILEQIHPGGSLVSEGEIAEATGVSRTPVREALLRLEAEGLVRLYPKRGALIRPVSAREITDVIEARRLVELHAAERIWPRRAALRGDLAARLADMRDAHAAGDLAALMQADRAFHATVVDAAGNEILAELYQRLRDRQLRMGEASFRLSPGWAETALTEHADQLAALDSDDPGRWLAAVAAHIDNAAAVLRALR is encoded by the coding sequence ATGACGCATCTCTCCCCGCCGGGCCGGACGGCCGCGCCCTCGGCCGCCGAACGCGCCTACCGGCACCTCAAGCGCGAGATCCTGGAGCAGATCCATCCGGGCGGGTCGCTGGTCAGCGAGGGGGAGATCGCCGAGGCCACCGGGGTCTCCCGCACCCCGGTCCGGGAGGCGCTGCTGCGCCTGGAGGCGGAGGGACTGGTCCGGCTCTATCCCAAGCGGGGTGCCCTGATCCGCCCGGTCTCCGCCCGCGAGATCACCGACGTGATCGAGGCGCGGCGGCTGGTCGAGCTGCACGCCGCCGAGCGGATCTGGCCCCGGCGGGCGGCGCTGCGGGGCGACCTCGCCGCCCGGCTGGCCGACATGCGCGACGCGCACGCCGCCGGTGACCTGGCCGCGCTGATGCAGGCCGACCGGGCGTTCCACGCCACCGTCGTGGACGCCGCCGGCAACGAGATCCTCGCCGAGCTGTACCAGCGGCTGCGCGACCGGCAGCTGCGGATGGGGGAGGCCAGCTTCCGGCTCTCGCCCGGCTGGGCCGAGACGGCACTGACCGAGCACGCCGACCAGCTCGCCGCGCTCGACTCCGACGACCCCGGGCGCTGGCTCGCCGCCGTCGCCGCGCACATCGACAACGCCGCGGCCGTGCTGCGGGCCCTGCGGTGA